gtgaggTGGGGCAAGTCCCCTTTCTAAACAATATGTGTGAGAAAAGAGAAGCATGAAATGACCATAACACCCTTGAAAatgaccaaacatattgagttTTAACTTTTGAAAAGCTACTTATATCGCATTAATCAGGTTACTATAGAGTCAATAACAAGGGGCCTTAGGTCAATGAAACACTTTACAGTAAGCCTAGAGATTGGAATTAATTCACATGAAAAGCAAACTAGCTAGCaacagagagagaaggaatgacgggaaagaagaggaagctcACGACTATTTAGGATCTGGCCTGCATTTGTGCATGCAAATTATTATGCGATGAATTATGAGTGTTTGTATttaattcaaaattaaaataaaaaaagaattacaagagTTTGTTTCGTTGTGtggatgtttttgtttttgttctgcGTTCTAATGCTAAGTGTGGGCTCAAGTTTCGAACAATGTGATTTGATTTGGGTCagacccctctctctctctctctctctctctctcttgcgctgaggttttttttttttgggtagtagACTAATACAAAGATAACTAATGAAGGTGAGGGGTGGACGAAGGAAAGAAAGCTGATAGAAAAGCTGAAAGCATAAAGCTGCAAGAAAGGTGGTAACCGAAAGAAGAGCTTTTCGtcacgctctctctctctctctttctctctctctctcatattgcCCATGTTATGAGAAAACATCAGCTCTCTTATCAACAACAGTAGCCCACAGAATAAAGCGAGAGGGTGTCTGGATTCTCGTTGGTCGGTTCTGGATATTTGAGGAGATAGAGATAGCTATAGcaagcaggaaaaaaaaaagtaaaattttttttttttttttatctatgtTTGGCAACTGCAACAACAACTCTTCTCCAAgtgttccttcttcttctgagCTATTCACTTGCTTAGAGAATGGAAATAGCAACAGTAAGAGGAAGAGAAGGCCAGCAGGAACTCCAGGTAACCAAATTTTGCTTCTCTTCAATAATTCCATTTGTCTttattcttaattaattttttttatttttggtttttgggggtttttagATCCTGATGCAGAAGTGGTGTCTCTCTCCCCCAAAACTTTACTTGAATCCGACCGCTACGTGTGTGAGATCTGCAACCAAGGATTTCAGAGAGACCAGAACCTTCAGATGCACCGACGAAGACACAAGGTACCATGGAAGCTGCTCAAAAGAGAAAACCCAGAGGTGAGGAAGCGCGTGTTCGTTTGCCCGGAACCAAGTTGCCTTCACCACGATCCTTGTCACGCGCTGGGTGATCTCGTCGGTATAAAGAAGCATTTCAGAAGAAAACACAGCAATCACAAACAATGGGTCTGTGAGAAATGCTCCAAAGGTTACGCTGTTCAATCCGATTACAAAGCCCATCTCAAGACTTGTGGTACCAGAGGTCATTCCTGTGATTGTGGCCGTGTCTTCTCaaggtctctctttctctctgtctctctcacagTTTCTTCATTAAAATTTTTGTGGCCGTGGCCGTACCATGGAAAGgggaattttgaattttgattgaaaCTGCTATTGATTTCTTTCTTGTTCGTGACTTCTTTAACTCATAGCCGTGGTTATCTCTCTTTTTGGCTGGTTTTCTTCAcctttccatatatatatatatatatatatatatgtgtatatatCGAAGTTAGGGGAATTTAATTCGAAACCTAACTACCCAAGAACAATCACATCACACATTGGAAGGGAAGATTGCAAGATCACCCAATTTTAATTCACAACAGTACTTTACTTCAATAATGCTGCAGGATCAACAGTTCCCAAATCCAGTCCTCCATTGGTTTCTTATCGTATTAGTTTTGAATTCCGTTGCCCCCAATTTTATGTTCTAAACTACGTACTGTTTATAACAAGAACTTTATCCCTGagctattattataaatagagatgaCTTATTAGTAGTAGCTTTCTTGCCTTTGTTCTTAATGCCCATTTAATTCAAATCTGAACCAAAatactcatatatatatatatatatatatatatatccatttaGATTAGAGCTAATGGGTTTGGATCAAAATTactcttttttctcttattagagtGGAGAGTTTCATTGAACACCAAGATGCTTGCAATGCCGGCCGTCTTCGGACTGAATTACAGACACTGCAACCAGCTTGCTTATCTCAAACTGCTTCGAGTCTAAGCCCGTCGAGCGATACCAATTTCAGCACAGCTCCTTGGCCTGCTTTAAGATTACCAAAGGTTGTGGTGGAGCCAAATAATCCTTCTTCAACAATGACCAAAGATCAACACCATAATTTAGAACTTCATCTCTTGCCGTCCTCAAATCCGCTCTCAAACACCATAGATTCATCGGTTTTGCCTAATTCGGACGAAAACCAAGTGACCCAACTGCAACTCTCAATTGGGTCGTGTGATAATGGTGAGAAGAATGAAGCAAACCAGACCATCAGTTCGAGTAAAAATGCTGGAAGAAGTTCTCCCTGCAGGGACAAGAATGCTGTGGAAAAAGAACCAGCAGGTTTAATGGCTTTGACGATGAAGGAACAGGCAAGAGAGCAGTTGAGACTGGCAATAACTGAAAAGGCATTTGCAGAAGAGGCAAGGCTTCAAGCGAAGAGACAGATTGAAGTGGCGGAGCAGGAATTCGCAAATGCTAAGAGAATTAGGCAGCAAGCTCAGGCTGAGCTTGATAAGGCTCAGATTCTGAAAGAGCAAGCGACTAAGCAAATTAACTCTACCATTCTACAGATTACTTGTCAGGCATGCAAACAACAGTTTCAGGCCACCAAGTTGGAAGTGCCTTCAGATGAGAATTCTCTTGTTCTAAGTTACATATCCTCAGCCATTACAGAAGGTGAAGGAGAGAATGATAATAGGACCCATAAACCCATCATCTCTTagcccttcttctttttttgtttctcttactACAATAATACCCAATTCAGTGTTGTAATTATCTGTTATTGGTAATGTTTATTAAGGGACTGTTGTAATCTTTTGAGGatgttgtgtttgttttgttattattactatttttctgttttttcatttattCTGAGGAAATAAAAGGGAGACCACTACGATGGGttagccttttctttttctcttttttcgaTCAGATATTCCCATTATATCTTTGTATTTTTctcagtgaaaaaaaaaaaagagtaaaagtCTTTTCCACCTATGAGTTATCAGGTTCTTCTGCTAACTTTTGATTCATTTTCCACTCATGCTAGTCTTCTCAAGTCATTCTACAATGTAGGTTTCCTCCAGAACTAAACCTTTTTTAATGGATACTTCTCCACTAATAGTTTTATGCATCATTCTCTTGTGTTTCCATTTTCTTGTAGCAGTTGTGGAGGACTAACGACTAAgctgttctttttatttttcttgggtttcaattctttcttcttctaaactatACAAGTTGGATTTCTCTCATAGAAGAGGAAGGTCAATCAAATGGCTACTGACCTAAATTTACACAGCTAAACATTTTTTACCCaataaggcaaaaaaaaaaaaaaaaaaaaaaaaaaaaaagagatgatcagaagaagacgaagagggTAAGATAGACAGAATCGAAGAAAAATCTTAGATAAAGATGGTCCTTTTCATCACTTATAGGtttcctctttttctaattAAATGCTTCTGGGACACCATGTTTTTCAGTGCCACAGTTGAAAGACTTAATGACATATAAGTCTCTCGTCTCTCTCAGCGTATAACAGCTCTGTAAGAGTGATCACTGAACCGTCGCTGTCCCTCGCTCTCTCTCATATTCATCAGAATCAGGAGTCGTAACAGAGAAGCACAGCATCTTTCCACTTATGCAGAGACCATGGAGGACTTCACTTAGGGAGACACACATATGTTTGAAACATAAAACTACTTGTGGCCGGGCTTTATCTCATActctcaaattttattttatttttttttctcattttttcacTACTTAATCCAAAGCAAAAGCGACCAACGAAGGGTTTAAGAGTACCAGAGTTTCCATTTATTTACTATATATCCTGTGACCACTTGTACCCACCTCTCGCTCTCTCTTTTATATATCCTGCGACCTGGGCCTTCACCGGTTCACCTTTATCAGGATACCAATACAGGCTTTAGGGAGCCGTGCGGTTTGCTAGAACTTGGATGCATTAATCAATTAGTAGCTCCTGATGGGTGGTGTTATCCTTAATAAGTGTTTCAACTGTCAAAGTgagaaattgattttaaatggCTCAATCACGCCCACTTTAGTATCTGtatttatatttgaaaatgTTACCATATTGTACAAAAATACTCTTTGTGTAGGGTGATTTTACAAAGAGTACGTACACACAAATTAGCTCTGATGCTTTTGGATTTAAGCAAAAATCAAGCCCTTTGTAAAAATATCAGCCAATTGTTTATCATAGGCACGGTGGTTGAAATCATGATAACCACCGCAGCTGAGTCGCACTTGATCCAAACCTTTGGAAGGGAAAGATCTCTAGCCAGGTTCAACTCCAATAGCAGTGCACTAACTCCGCAACAAAGTTGGTTGTAACACCAAGGTAAGATTTAAAAGAGGAAATTATCGCAACATACATTAATGAGGTTAGGAAGATGAACACCTACGTGTTGGTTTGAACCCAATACGCACAACAGAATCCAGATCGGATACGTTTCGATTATGCATTCACAATCAAAGATTAAGGTAAACAAATATTTTACGGGAAAGCATATGGTTACCTAGAGCCGTAATCGAAgcttctcctcctccagatataTAGTAGTTCTTCCACGACCCGAGCAAGGATTGGGATTGGCCGATCAACTCCTTGATGCTTCAATCCAAAAAGCTTATGGGAAGATCACCACCAagacctagggtttcaaaaaccctaCCACCTCAACACACGCACACACTCTAGAGAGAGGAGACGGAGAGAGAAAATTCGATGGAGAggttgttatacccgcacccaagaccctattaatttatttttattcttgtaCTGTGTAGATGGAGCAGCAGCCTACGCCAGTGAGTTGTTTGCAATGGTCGTCAAACCAAGCCACAAGAtcatcgaccaatacacgggaCTAGTGGTCGAGGATAGATTCCCAACCTGCAGGATTGGGGAAAGTTCGTCGAAGATGATTTCAACGATGTGAGGAGTTTCGGAAGGAGAACCCAGTGTCTCGCCACCTAGACACTCAATGCCCTTGCGAGGTGTACATTG
The sequence above is a segment of the Telopea speciosissima isolate NSW1024214 ecotype Mountain lineage chromosome 7, Tspe_v1, whole genome shotgun sequence genome. Coding sequences within it:
- the LOC122670117 gene encoding zinc finger protein SHOOT GRAVITROPISM 5-like, with the translated sequence MFGNCNNNSSPSVPSSSELFTCLENGNSNSKRKRRPAGTPDPDAEVVSLSPKTLLESDRYVCEICNQGFQRDQNLQMHRRRHKVPWKLLKRENPEVRKRVFVCPEPSCLHHDPCHALGDLVGIKKHFRRKHSNHKQWVCEKCSKGYAVQSDYKAHLKTCGTRGHSCDCGRVFSRVESFIEHQDACNAGRLRTELQTLQPACLSQTASSLSPSSDTNFSTAPWPALRLPKVVVEPNNPSSTMTKDQHHNLELHLLPSSNPLSNTIDSSVLPNSDENQVTQLQLSIGSCDNGEKNEANQTISSSKNAGRSSPCRDKNAVEKEPAGLMALTMKEQAREQLRLAITEKAFAEEARLQAKRQIEVAEQEFANAKRIRQQAQAELDKAQILKEQATKQINSTILQITCQACKQQFQATKLEVPSDENSLVLSYISSAITEGEGENDNRTHKPIIS